From the genome of Prevotella herbatica, one region includes:
- a CDS encoding DUF3316 domain-containing protein: MKIKTIKNRILLMLPILMCNMSMNAQTDSLMFGDKFITNRKMIGIGTTNILDTYLSPEKYTGTDVRYMSHTLRQRQGNRFIYELVHQGNISYIDNRSGDGKEMSGNYNFQYGVHYLFNTWNIGSNQLLLEAGGNVEANVGFIYNTRNGNNPAQARAFINIVPTAALEYNFHNPFHSGAYRDFKLRYEIGIPVAGIMFSPNYGQSYYEIFSEGNYDHNVCFTHPGNAPSLRNMLTFDFPLLHSTFSIGYLGEFQQARVNNLKQHVYTHAIMIGIVKTFKLIKVRK, encoded by the coding sequence ATGAAAATAAAGACGATTAAAAATAGGATTCTTCTCATGTTGCCAATATTAATGTGCAACATGAGTATGAATGCGCAAACAGACTCATTGATGTTTGGCGATAAGTTTATCACCAACCGCAAGATGATAGGTATAGGAACGACAAATATACTTGATACTTATCTAAGCCCTGAAAAATACACTGGTACAGATGTAAGATATATGAGTCATACATTAAGACAGAGACAAGGAAACAGATTTATCTATGAACTTGTTCATCAAGGTAATATTTCATATATTGATAATCGTTCTGGAGACGGAAAGGAAATGTCTGGCAACTATAATTTTCAATATGGTGTGCATTATCTATTTAATACTTGGAATATAGGGAGCAATCAGCTTCTGCTTGAAGCAGGTGGAAACGTAGAGGCAAACGTTGGATTTATATACAACACGCGCAATGGAAATAATCCAGCACAGGCGCGTGCGTTTATAAATATTGTGCCAACAGCAGCGCTTGAATATAATTTCCATAACCCATTTCATAGTGGGGCATATCGTGACTTTAAACTAAGATATGAAATAGGTATTCCTGTTGCAGGAATAATGTTTAGCCCGAATTACGGACAGTCTTATTATGAGATATTCTCTGAGGGAAACTACGACCACAATGTCTGTTTCACGCATCCCGGCAATGCCCCATCGTTACGCAACATGCTAACTTTTGATTTTCCGCTATTGCATTCCACTTTTAGCATAGGATATCTTGGCGAGTTTCAACAGGCCCGTGTGAACAACCTTAAACAGCATGTCTATACTCACGCCATAATGATTGGAATAGTGAAGACATTTAAACTAATTAAAGTAAGAAAATGA
- a CDS encoding M16 family metallopeptidase: protein MRKQLITGILLAFAVFSQAAEQLPLDKNVRRGKLPNGLSYYIRNNTQTPNVADFYIAQRVGSILEEKQQRGLAHFLEHMAFNGTLNFPGDSIKPGVVKWCESVGIKFGQNLNAYTSVDETVYNISSAPVTNMNIVDSCLLILHDWSHSLLLKDSEIDKERGVVHEEWRTRRSGMAVQRLMEDAAPVIYKGTKYEDCLPIGNMDIVDHFKYKDLRDYYAKWYRPDLQAIIVVGDINVDSIENKIKTIFGSIPTPVNPAERIYYPVNNNDSIIVFTAKDKEQPTVNFSIYMKRDATPRNEHNSVSNYEDSYKSKIIMKMLNDRLKEIVKQSNPPFLSSSVRDGSFFLSNTKDAFSSSMMCKQNNIKEGIAALIGELQRARHLGFTQSELDRAKSETLRFAQNAYNSREKKRNGHYVKMCLRNFLDEEPMMSAEDELKEVTKLNSEISLKDINSAVDNIITNNNEVVTIYGPDKNGFMMPSRSDIISCIKNAQSKKYEPYVDKGVSADLISGKIKAGKIVSEKEWKHGYRLFTLSNGMKVYVRPTNFEADRINLYAFSLGGKSLYPVSDMANLNYITAAIAESGIGDFDATSLDKILDGKTVKLSPYIGEETEGLKGYSNIKNMKELFQLAHLYFTSPRQDKSAFASLMNRQSEFLTNRDANPNVSYNDSIISILYGNNPRMAPIKKENLSLVNYDRIMQIYKERFADASDFSVILTGNIDMNTVRPLICNYLASLKGYKSNEQIKDNHVYIRDVNETHIFQKEQSTPSSLTSIFIKAKTEYNAENSLLIDVMSQILRMMYTEKVREEKGGTYGVSVNGELEKYPYAEALMKISFRTDPEKYQTLIPIIYEQLNILAKDGPSEENLNKVKEYEYKTYGQVKITNDYWNYIAYNQLFNKVDFDDNYLQRVKSLTINDIRNFAMKMLQPNNRIEITMKSK, encoded by the coding sequence ATGAGAAAACAATTAATAACCGGAATATTGCTAGCCTTTGCTGTATTTTCGCAAGCAGCCGAGCAACTTCCACTAGACAAGAATGTACGTAGAGGAAAACTTCCTAATGGACTTTCATATTATATACGTAATAATACGCAAACTCCAAATGTTGCCGACTTCTACATCGCACAGCGTGTAGGATCTATACTAGAAGAAAAGCAACAACGCGGATTAGCTCATTTTCTTGAGCACATGGCTTTTAATGGAACATTAAACTTTCCTGGTGACAGTATTAAGCCGGGTGTAGTTAAATGGTGCGAAAGCGTTGGAATAAAGTTCGGACAAAATCTTAATGCTTATACGAGTGTAGACGAAACTGTATACAATATTTCTTCTGCACCGGTAACGAATATGAATATAGTTGATTCATGCCTTCTCATTCTTCACGACTGGAGCCATTCATTACTCCTCAAAGATTCTGAAATAGACAAGGAGCGAGGCGTTGTTCATGAAGAGTGGCGTACTAGACGTTCAGGAATGGCAGTACAACGACTGATGGAAGATGCAGCTCCCGTGATATATAAAGGTACAAAATATGAAGATTGCCTGCCTATTGGAAACATGGATATTGTAGACCATTTTAAATATAAGGACCTTAGAGACTATTATGCGAAGTGGTATCGTCCAGACCTTCAAGCTATCATCGTTGTTGGAGATATTAACGTAGATAGTATTGAGAATAAAATAAAGACTATCTTTGGCTCTATTCCAACTCCGGTAAATCCTGCTGAGCGAATATACTATCCTGTAAATAACAACGATTCTATCATTGTTTTTACTGCCAAGGATAAAGAGCAGCCAACGGTAAACTTCAGCATCTATATGAAACGTGATGCAACGCCTAGAAATGAACACAATTCAGTATCTAACTACGAAGATAGTTACAAGTCTAAAATTATAATGAAGATGCTTAACGATAGATTGAAAGAAATTGTCAAGCAATCTAATCCTCCATTCTTATCTTCATCAGTGCGTGATGGTTCTTTCTTCTTATCAAATACAAAAGATGCCTTTAGTAGTTCGATGATGTGCAAGCAAAACAATATAAAAGAAGGTATCGCTGCACTTATTGGAGAACTGCAGCGCGCACGCCATCTTGGTTTCACACAGTCAGAACTTGACAGAGCAAAATCAGAAACATTAAGATTTGCACAGAATGCATACAACAGCCGCGAAAAGAAGCGTAACGGTCATTACGTAAAAATGTGTCTACGTAATTTTTTAGATGAAGAACCTATGATGTCTGCCGAGGATGAACTAAAGGAAGTGACAAAATTAAACTCAGAGATTAGCCTCAAAGATATTAATTCTGCTGTTGATAATATCATAACTAACAACAATGAAGTTGTAACAATATATGGACCAGACAAAAATGGTTTTATGATGCCTTCACGTAGCGATATTATTTCATGTATAAAGAATGCCCAAAGCAAGAAATATGAACCTTATGTTGACAAAGGCGTTTCTGCTGATTTAATTTCAGGAAAGATTAAAGCAGGGAAGATTGTCTCTGAAAAGGAATGGAAACATGGATATAGATTGTTTACATTATCTAATGGTATGAAGGTGTACGTTCGTCCAACCAACTTTGAAGCAGACAGAATTAATCTTTATGCATTTAGTCTTGGCGGAAAATCTTTATACCCAGTATCTGATATGGCTAATCTTAACTATATAACAGCAGCAATAGCAGAGAGTGGTATTGGAGATTTTGATGCTACCTCATTAGATAAAATACTTGATGGTAAGACCGTAAAACTTTCACCATATATTGGTGAAGAAACAGAAGGTTTGAAAGGTTATAGCAATATAAAAAATATGAAGGAGCTATTCCAACTTGCTCATTTATACTTTACATCACCAAGACAAGACAAAAGTGCATTTGCTAGTTTGATGAATAGACAGAGTGAGTTTCTAACCAATCGTGATGCAAATCCTAATGTTTCATATAATGATTCTATCATTTCAATACTATATGGTAACAACCCAAGAATGGCACCAATAAAGAAAGAGAACCTGTCTTTAGTGAACTATGATAGAATTATGCAAATATACAAAGAACGATTTGCTGATGCTTCAGATTTCTCTGTCATCCTTACAGGAAATATAGACATGAATACTGTTCGCCCTCTTATATGTAATTATTTGGCAAGTTTGAAAGGTTATAAAAGTAATGAACAAATAAAAGATAATCACGTATATATACGTGATGTAAATGAAACTCATATATTTCAAAAGGAACAGTCTACTCCATCTTCATTAACAAGTATCTTTATAAAGGCCAAGACAGAATATAATGCTGAGAATTCATTACTTATTGACGTTATGAGCCAAATTCTCCGTATGATGTATACGGAGAAAGTGCGTGAAGAAAAAGGAGGCACATATGGAGTAAGTGTTAATGGTGAACTTGAAAAGTATCCATACGCAGAAGCCCTTATGAAAATAAGTTTCCGTACTGATCCTGAAAAATACCAAACTCTTATTCCTATTATATATGAGCAGTTGAATATATTGGCAAAAGATGGTCCTAGTGAGGAAAACTTAAACAAGGTAAAAGAATATGAATATAAGACATACGGACAGGTTAAAATCACAAATGACTATTGGAATTACATTGCTTATAATCAATTGTTTAATAAAGTAGATTTTGATGATAACTATCTACAGAGAGTAAAATCTCTAACCATAAATGATATACGTAATTTTGCCATGAAAATGCTACAGCCTAATAACCGTATAGAAATTACGATGAAGTCAAAATAG
- a CDS encoding S41 family peptidase: MRYYSIGIFKKTNISLLILFVLFSLTSLTGCVDEDQYADNPKGNFEALWSIIDQHYCFFDYKAQQYGLDWNEVHTRYAKQINGEMTDAQLFEVLGNMLSELRDGHVNMYSSFDVARNWSWHENYPSNVSDSLITKYLGTDYKIANGMKYRVLDDNIGYIRCSTFEGKLGSGNLDEIMSSLLLTRGLIIDIRDNTGGMMTSAEEFAARFTNKKLLVGYMQHKTGKGHDDFSSLQEQYLEPSTGIRWQKSVIILTNRSVYSAANEFVKYMKCCPNVMTVGDKTGGGAGMPFSSEIPIGWGIRFSACPIFDKNKASTEFGIAPDYKVDMTTTDFYHGKDTIIEFARNLLSK; encoded by the coding sequence ATGAGATATTATTCAATAGGCATATTTAAAAAAACTAATATATCATTATTGATTTTATTTGTTTTATTCTCACTCACTTCATTGACAGGCTGTGTAGACGAGGATCAGTATGCTGACAATCCCAAGGGAAACTTTGAAGCTCTTTGGAGTATAATAGATCAGCATTATTGTTTTTTTGACTATAAGGCTCAACAATATGGACTGGATTGGAACGAAGTCCATACAAGATATGCCAAACAGATAAATGGAGAAATGACTGATGCACAACTCTTTGAGGTTCTTGGAAACATGCTTAGCGAACTGCGTGACGGACACGTTAATATGTATTCGAGTTTCGATGTTGCAAGAAACTGGTCGTGGCATGAAAACTATCCAAGCAATGTTAGTGACTCGCTTATAACAAAATATCTTGGTACCGATTATAAAATTGCCAATGGCATGAAATATCGAGTACTTGATGACAATATTGGCTATATACGTTGTTCAACATTTGAAGGCAAGTTGGGTAGTGGTAACCTTGATGAGATAATGTCAAGCTTACTGTTGACGCGTGGATTGATTATTGACATAAGGGATAACACCGGTGGAATGATGACCAGTGCAGAGGAGTTTGCGGCAAGATTTACCAACAAGAAGCTTCTGGTTGGATATATGCAGCACAAGACTGGTAAGGGACATGATGATTTTTCATCATTACAAGAACAATATCTAGAACCTAGTACGGGGATACGCTGGCAGAAGTCCGTTATCATACTCACTAACCGTAGCGTTTACAGTGCAGCTAATGAGTTTGTGAAGTATATGAAGTGTTGTCCAAATGTTATGACAGTTGGTGATAAAACTGGTGGCGGAGCAGGAATGCCATTCAGCAGTGAGATACCGATTGGTTGGGGCATTCGTTTTTCAGCATGTCCTATATTTGACAAAAATAAAGCAAGCACTGAGTTTGGCATAGCCCCTGATTATAAAGTAGATATGACGACAACAGATTTCTACCATGGCAAGGATACTATAATAGAATTTGCGAGAAATCTATTGTCAAAATAA
- a CDS encoding hydrogen peroxide-inducible genes activator, with translation MTLQQLEYIIAVDRFRHFGNAANYCNVTQPTLSAMIQKLEDELGIKIFDRQMHPLEPTKIGKIVLEQARKAILSSMRIKDIVNEQQNSVDGTFNLGIIPTIAPYLIPRFFPQMINKHPEMDVRITEMKTEDIKKALRHGDIDAGIVADLDGMDDFVKTELYYEELFVYVSPNNKLINNETIKDKDLNGEFLWLLGEGHCLSKQMQKFCHLKHAAISERAYRLGSIETFMHIVEGGRGVTFIPELAATQLTENKRKLVRQFAIPSPTRKIIIITTNSFIRNTILQLITDSIKKAIPEDMLKLKPHQQRV, from the coding sequence ATGACACTGCAACAACTAGAATATATAATAGCAGTAGACCGTTTTCGTCATTTCGGAAATGCGGCAAATTACTGTAATGTTACGCAACCAACTTTAAGCGCAATGATTCAGAAACTAGAGGATGAACTTGGAATAAAGATATTCGACCGCCAGATGCATCCTTTGGAACCAACCAAAATTGGAAAGATTGTATTAGAACAAGCAAGAAAGGCCATACTTAGTTCTATGCGTATAAAAGATATCGTAAATGAACAACAGAATTCTGTTGACGGAACATTTAATCTGGGCATAATTCCAACAATAGCACCATATCTGATTCCTCGCTTCTTTCCACAGATGATAAATAAGCACCCAGAAATGGATGTAAGAATTACAGAAATGAAAACCGAGGATATTAAGAAAGCTTTGCGTCATGGTGATATTGATGCAGGTATAGTTGCAGACCTCGACGGAATGGATGATTTTGTAAAAACAGAACTTTATTATGAAGAGCTCTTCGTATATGTATCACCAAATAATAAACTTATAAATAATGAGACCATAAAAGATAAAGATCTGAATGGTGAATTCTTATGGCTTTTGGGTGAAGGTCACTGTCTTAGCAAACAAATGCAGAAGTTCTGCCATTTGAAACATGCTGCAATAAGTGAACGCGCATATCGTCTTGGAAGTATAGAGACTTTCATGCACATTGTTGAAGGTGGGCGTGGTGTTACTTTTATTCCTGAACTTGCCGCTACACAATTGACTGAAAATAAAAGAAAATTGGTTCGTCAATTCGCTATTCCTTCTCCTACAAGAAAGATTATTATCATAACTACGAATAGCTTTATTCGTAATACGATACTTCAACTTATTACCGATAGTATTAAAAAAGCAATACCAGAAGATATGCTAAAGTTGAAACCCCATCAGCAACGAGTTTAA